TTAAAGAATCAATGAATCaggcaaaacaaacacatttaagtAGACAACTGTTTTGCTCCTGCAATAGATTGTGGCCTCTGCACACTAAGAGGAATtcagtgaaatgaaaaatatatattttttttaatgccagaTGGAAATTCTAAAGAATTTTAAAGGGAGTTAAATTTTCAATTAAATACAGGGGAACAAATTCTAATTAAAAATTGGGCTgcattttttataatttctgtaaataaaatggatGGTAATCTCTATCTTCCTCCTCCAATTTCAGCTTTTAGTGTTATTTAGTGTTTACATACACATAACACAAAATATAATCACAATTTACGttgatttagattttatttaccACTTTAATTATTCACAAGTCACATGAGAAAGTGGTTTGAATAATTTTAATCTTAACTGGTTGCAAAAACAAATtgatgcatgtatgtatatcataaaataataattgatAATATGACTCTTCTGCCATGTTATATAATAAATTCTACTAGTTTTGGTGTATCATGGTGGTAAAAACTTCAGACCTTTACTTATAACTTTAATATCTGGCTGCTTTCACTTAAGTCAAAGACCTGAATAGCTAATTAAGTTACTATTTAGTGAGCTTATAGCTCATTTGGCCAATGGGTTCTTACATTGTTCCTTATGAATGTGTtgctatattttttttgtttctgtcatattttatttgtcttttggGATATGCACTTTTGATTTCATTTTTCTATGATTTAAACACTGGACTGGTAGGCAAATGAGTAAAAGAATGAACAAAAATGTGGATGAGTGAGTCAGCAAATGACTATGGGGTAAAAGATATATGCAAATTATTATCCAATTAGAGcaatatttacaaaaatcaaaacaacttTAGTTTCCTCCTACTCCTTTTTAAACACATGAGTGTTGGTTtgatgttttgttctttttggtaTGTATTTGTAGATTATAgtatttatcttttgtttaaaatgaatcaataaaataaatagatgagTAAAGGTCTGAAAAACTCAGACTTGAACTGTAGGAGCTGACAGGATTTAGACATGAGTGTGATTGGTTTACAGTTATTAATGTCATATAAAAAGTGGTgtagcataaataaataaatcagctaTTGACtgacatgtgtttgttttctcacaTTAATTCTAATCTCACTTctacaataaataaactgaatgacaTTAAATGATGCTGTATTAATTCCAAAGGAAAAGTATTGATGAAATGATGCTGTCTTtggatatttttctgttttagccTGTGGTACTTTGGTCTCAAGTAGCAGAAGATCTTAATCAATAGCATGCATTTCCTTTCCCTGACTGGTATTAAACATAAACTGATGAGctgataataaaacaaacagaacaaaaatgaaCTGTGTTTAAATAAGTATTTAATCTTGCTTTCTGTGAGCTCATGAAATCTTACATATTCAGATATAATCAGACAATCCAGTTGGCTCAGTTGCCTAAGGCTTCCCTTGTGAGTAGGAGAAAGACAGGCCTTGGTGTGTGTTGTACCACTCCACCAAATATAAATCAGTTCTGTGCTATAACTGGAAGGCAGTGATGGACCATGGCTTGTTTAATATCAGGCAGTCTTACCTTAGCTGACACCATCAATGTTTTTCTTGCaggtaaaatatttaatatttaacattaattaataaaaagacacagaaaagTCTCACAAAGGATGTTGAGGATGTTTATACCATAACAGCACTTGCCAAATGGAGTAATCAGTAAAGCCAAATTACACCTTAAGCAGTTTATAATGAGATCTTTTTCCccccaaatatttttttatctagtGTTTACAGTTAAGTTCACAGCTGTCCACATGTTTGTCTTTAGAGATCCTCATCCTTTGTTCATGGACTATTCTGAAAGAAGGTTAATCTGCATCTTGTGTGTCAGACTACTTTTACCACCATCTTCTATTTGTTATCccttttttcttatattttggcTAAAACACAGCTTCAACTTCCTGCTAAACCCCTCCCCACACTAACTTTTCAAACTGGAACCTAATTTTTGTACAAGCCTTTATagtttgtttccttttgttgttgttacaaAGATGCCAAATGGGTTTCATTTGGGTAAAAACTGTACCTTCAGCCCACAAGATCTGTATTTAACTGCATGCTacctgcattttaaaaatactttacaaAGTCTGTGTATTTTTAGCATGCCATACACCACCATGCCTTTTATAGGTTTGATTTTGTAAGATATGaaacatacagtaaatatacaaaatcTCCCTTTATGTTCCATATACAGACAAATATGTAAGTAGGAAAGCTTGTATAAAATCTCAAGCTACTGTAATACAATGATGATACAGATGACATTAAGCAATTCCAACAGATTTACTACTATAGGTGTTACAATAATCTTATTACAgtgaggaaagagaaaaaagaaatccacatCAGCGGTGAAAGGGAGGCATTGTCTCTACTGCTCCTTGCTGACTGTGGTTAGAAGATGGCATTTACCTAATGTTCCTTGTCCATATGGAAGTGTGATAATGCAATATACCTAAATGAGAACAAAGATAGCAGAACCCAAGTAATAAAGATATCAATCTCAGTCTAAATACTCTGGCCCAGTGTGGATTAAAAGCCCCCCTCACTTTGTTCCAAGTCCTTGGGCTTTGAAAAGGATGTGGACTCAGGTACCTTTCTTATCAGCTGCGATGTAATTGATTTATGAAGAGCTGGTTGAATCTCAACAGGGATGTTAAGTGTACTGATTTAGCCACTTAACACAAAAACAGGAGCACAGAGAGCAGGTTACTCTGGTCCACAGGAACAAAAGAGCACAAAGTAATCCACCAGCAATATTCAGCTGGTGACACGACACCTGCTGTGACAGATCATATCTCTCTTGGTTTTTTGTCTATGATAGCTCctctaatttctttctttctttctttctttctttctttctttctttttgccagGTTCGACTGAGAGAAATGCTGTAGTGACAACATTATTTACTGAGCAATGTCCAAGattattacatttatataaGATTCAGCCCACCTCACAGTAAAAGTCTGTGCCTCTGGCACAAGTAcagtaaccatggcaaccagcaTCAGCTACAGTACATTTCCAGAAGCATCTAGTGTAGCCATCTCGTTTATTTAGCCACTGTACATAATGTGCATGCAGCAGTCCTTTAACATGCAAACACTCACAGGTATGAAGTCCTACACTAAACCAGCAAGTGAATCCTAACTATTTTTGTAACATACCCATTCTGTATTGTCTCAAAGCATCACTTCTGTATTGTCTTCCACATAACTGTATGTGCTTCTTTATGTCTGTATACTTAAATATAGAAAAACggtacaaaataaatgaaaactggCATATACTTAAGAATAATCTTGTAGGTGCAAAAGTACTAATGTGATATCCATTGTTGCCAAAATGTGCTACTGTGGGCATTTTTCTAAAGAAAGTAACAACAAAATTATCAATTATATGTGGCCACAACTCTGATTCATCCCTCTTTTCTTCTTGAAAGATCCAGTTAACTTTGAAGATCTGGTGTTCAAGACTAttttaaatataagaaaatatgGCTCGTTGGaagcaataaataaagaaatgatgcTCAACATTTGCTCCATACTGTATATGTGCATGATATATTTgtacaaatatttattactttgaCTAAATGTTTGAGCTTATTCTGTTTTACGCCTTATTCAAGTCCCACTGgttgctgtccatggtgctgaagctGAACCCTTCTCCTAATGTCAGGCACACACTTACATTACACGCAGCTTTTTATTGGTGACTGGTTTGCGCATGCGAAGAAGTAACCCCAGACCACTTGCTCAAACAGATGACCATATGAGCAACAACAGAAAAGCACACGCGCGTTTTTACCTTAAGTAGAAATCAaaacctgaagaaaaaaatatccaggTTTTAATTTTCCTGCCCGCCTCCTTTGTAGCTCCGCAACAGGCTGCTACACCAATGTGGTGTCAACGCTGAAGACCACGGTATCACCTGTAACTGCGCCTCCGCTCCCCCGACTTTTAATGCCGACACCGAGGATGAAGAAGCAAAACGTCCGGACCCTGTCGctcatcctctgcatgtttTCCTATTTGCTGGTGGGCGCCGCGGTGTTTGACGCGCTGGAGTCCGAGTCGGAGAGTTCCCGCAGACGCATCTTGGAGCAGAAGCGCAACGAGATGAAGAAGAAGTACCGCTTCTCCGAGGACGACTACCACGAAATTGAGCGAGTGGTGCTGCAAGCTGAACCCCACCGCGCCGGGAGGCAGTGGAAATTTGCCGGCTCTTTTTACTTTGCCATAACAGTCATCACTACCATTGGTAAGTTAATGAACGCCTTATATCTTTGATAAGGAATATGTTTCACTCTGTTTCAATGTTGGATGCCTGAGGCAATGTTCCaggctatttttttaaatttgactaatcaaaaacaaacatttgtcgCCTGTTTTTAATCCAAGCGTTGCGTGAATATGCGTCACAGCGTTCTTCTCATTTCCACCTTTCTGCATTAAGGTTATGGACATGCAGCACCAGGCACAGACGCAGGAAAGGTCTTCTGCATGTTCTACGCTGTGCTCGGCATTCCTCTCACTTTGGTCATGTTCCAGAGCCTGGGAGAGAGGATGAACACATTTGTTCGTTATCTCCTACATAAGATGAAGCAGTGCATGGGCTTTCGACGCACTGAAGTGTCCATGGAGAACATGGTCCTGGTGGGCTTCCTGTCTTGCATTGGAACCCTGTGTGTAGGAgctgcagccttttctcacTTTGAGGGATGGAGCTTCTTCCATGCTTACTACTACTGCTTCATTACACTCACTACTATTGGCTTTGGGGACTTTGtggccctgcagaaaaaagaGGACCTGCAGGAGAAGACACCCTATGTTGCTTTCAGCTTCATGTACATCCTAGTGGGGCTAACTGTCATTGGGGCTTTTCTTAATTTGGTGGTGCTTCGTTTCCTCACAATGAACACTGAAGATGAAAAGCGAGATGCTCAAGAGAGGGCTTCCCTGAGGAGGGACAAAGGTCGTTTGGAAGGGGGTCTGGGCCTCCGTGTTGTAGGGGATCACAGCAGAGACAGTTACAGGGAGAGGAACAGGGGCACCATGTTGCACAGTCATAGCCACAGCACACTTTTTCTCCCTATGGAGGAAGGAACCAGCCGCACCAACCTCATTTCTTCCCCAGCGGAAGATCAGGAGAGACGAGGAAGCCCATGCAGGCACAGGTTACATCTTCAGATCAAGGCAGGCAGGCGGAAGCGTGAGTCGAGCCTCAGCTCCCTCTGTTCCTCCTGTGTGTGCTACCGCTTAGAGATTTGTGATAGTCCTCTCATGGCTCGCAGTGAGCATCACTGCTGCCATGTCAATTCTGTTTATTGCAACTCGGTCTCATATAGGATCCAGGGCTGCTCCCGCAACAACACTGGACTCTCTTCCCCAGGAAGCACGCTCTCACCTGGGCACAGCTTCCAGGAGCTTCCTCATTTAAGGAGAAAATCAGTGTAAAGAGTGTTATTTTGAGGAAAAGGTTTTGCACAGActttaaacagcatttttagAGACACTTTGTGTTACTCTGTTTTGTGcatgtcagaggacagaaattCTGTTAAATGAACAAGTTGTCTGTTGTGGAGATTTTAGAATGTAAAGCAAGAttttttttgctatatttatgtCGATGATTCTGCTGTTTTGCTTGCATGTAAGCAATGCAtgttaaacacaataaatagcACAGAATGTGAATGCATAAGTGCTAATAAGATATAAAGTGTTAGCTTCctctactgtttttttttttaaaatcaaaaacaatTAGGATATAATACTTATGAATGTCTAAAATGGCAATGAAGGGATATAATTGACCTTCAGTGGACTCTGCTCTCTaaacttttcatgccatagctAGAAGATGTCATTAAACTTTTATATGCCTTAAAGTACTTTGACCAAGCACATGAGATATGTGGCTTCTTTACACAGTGCATTTAAAGAATTGTTCAATTATTAAGCACCAGAAATGAAAAGTGTGGATTTGCACTATAATATAAAGAGATTATCCACATTAATGGATGTAGCTTACAACAAATATGTAGCAGGTTATTGGTGAAGAACTCACACTTCTGAAAAACTAGTCATTTTCAGCAAAGGAGGGTTGTTTTAGTTACAATCAATGTGAGCCTTTTCcagtattgttttattaaaaccaAAGGAGAGGCCTAaacatgttcttgtttttattcattatacACAGTAAATCCAATTTTAGGATGTTATTGAACAAACTGACTTGTGTTCGTATGAGCTTTTAAGCTTCTGGTATCATTTGTCTTTCTctgtcctgtttgtgtttttaccgCCTTGGAAAAACACTTAGTAAAAACTaatgccccccccccacccccccttttAAAGACTGTTACGGTAACtattgaaaagaaaatctgttaaaaaagaaagagaaaccgTTAAATTTGTTTGGAGATCCAGGTGTTTCAGTTGTAGCAAGGACCTCTaattaaaaagaaggaaaaaaaaaaaagatggtgacGATTAAATTACCGTTAAAACATTTGCAACTtgttacataaaaaacacaaattcaatTTTACATAAATATGACACTTTTTGTTTGCTATTTGCATGCAATCAAAGCACTTCCTGTAAAAATTGTAGCAATGTGAGATAAAAATAATGAGAACTGCCTAAAACGTTGCATTTAAGTATGTACTTCTTATGTTCAGCTCTACATCCCATAATCCACTCAAATTCAGAAACTGTACATCATATTATGTTCTTGCACTTGACAGCTGACTTATGTATACTGgaaaattttacattaaaattgaTGATAATGTCACATTGTCCTCTTGAACTGTGTTAGACTTAACTACCTAGAATGATCCAAAGTGTTGACATAAACCCATCTTattgaaagaaacaaacaagaaagaaagaaaaccaagtGACCATGtcatttacagtcatttaggTTAAGTGACTGTTCTGACCAGATGgttatttctacattttcctCTCAACTAACTGCATCAACTTTATTGCTTTTCAGATTCAGATGAGATTTATTAATAATCATTCAACTTTGTAACCACACAATAATGGACCAGCAATAAGTGAAAAGACACTTTGACAAATGCAACACTACAATCAGAAAAAACCTAGTATGGTGTGATCCCCAGATCATCAAGTATTTATTCCAAATACTCCAAAGGATCTTATGGAATGCATAAAGAGAAAATGATCTCAAAATAActtcaaaacattttaaggtCACCACATTTCATAactacaaatattttattaagacATGACTAAGAATGTTTACACAAATCTGTCTCTGAAACAAATTCACAAGCCCTAGCATCAGGATTTATAGGCTTTATGGACAGGTGAAAGAAGAGTGAGTCAACGTGACAGATGGATAGTGACTGAATACTTGATGAACACAGGGCAGCACATCAAATAAGGTTAAATGATGGAGGAAGGAGGATATGTACTGTTAACCTTTCAGATGAGATAGCTGGATATTATGGGGCTGGAAACAGATTGAAAATCAACTCCCAGATAATCTGGCAGTTTGTGAAGAATATTCCTGTATCAGTGGTTCTTGAAGTTGACAGAACAATGAAAACATGTGGCCTCTTCTCGAGTTAGAGAAAATAGAAACTAAATGTAtaagttcagaaaaaaaaggggtCAAAGTTACAGGCTGAAGGAGAGAGAAACTGAAGTGGCTGAAACTGGACAAACAAGGAGAGCCCATGAAGCACAAGAACCACAGATAAGGTCCCgttgaaagatttttttcctttagaatGATTATTTTGTACCATCTAgttgaaacaaataaaagctgTGAATACACAAATGAGTTGGGAAAACAgggttttttaaaatattatctttTATCTATATGCTAatagtttttctgtatttgtttatttttataaactcCTCTAAGAATTTGTTTTGAGGTTCAGTTGTAGTTTAAACTAAAAACACTGTATTTGatcaataataaatttaattaaaaggaattagtttatttatgtgTCTGTACTGATCTGTGGTTCTGCACTTCAGACAGGTTCTTTGTAGCTAGCATCCTTGAatcaacaaaacataaaaaaacaaacaaacacacacacacacacacacacacacacacacacacacacacacacacacacacacacacacacacacacacaccaaaaaaaaaaaaaaaaaaaaaagtgaaaaaagaacagaagatGGATTAATGTTATTTCCTTGTCTCCCCTGGGGTTATTGCATTGTTTGGTCTTGGTTTAAATCCAGTTGATGAGCCTTTGTTGTGCTATTGTTTCTACAACTATCAGCTATCCCTGTCTGTTTGAGTGATGATGTAAATAATAAGATGGTGATAAACATCATACCTCCACTTTATAATACTAGGCCTAATAGTTCCACTCTATAAGCACCGCATCTAGATTTTTGTCATAAGAGAGACTCAGATAATTTATTGCAAGTTGTACATATTGCCTCTGTTTTAATACACGGGTTTGGTTTGTAATGAAAAACAGAGATCACAAAGCCTTCACACAAGAGTTCCCAAACATCCATTTCAAGCCATCTGTTTGTCTGCTGGAAAAGTCGACTACTTTACATATAAATGTGAAAGTGATTGGGTAATAGCATCAGAAATTGTGAGCGGTTATGAAATGCCATCTGCTCTGGGTAgatgatgtgtgtatgtggtgaCATTTACTCTTCTTCCTCAGGTCATTTGATAcgaatccttttctttttaactgcaAGTTTGAGTAGCATTTTATCCTTTTCCTTCAAATATACTGAATTCTCACCATTCTTTGCTCTCATTGTGGAGTAAAGGGGTTGAAATcaggtaaaatataaatactttGACAAGACGGCCCTCTACAGGTGATAACACTTTAgggatatttaaataaacagtgagTAACAAAGATGCATGGCAAACATTtaaccactagagggcagtatACGCACTTATTAAAGAGTAAGTGAAACTTAATGATCAAGAtctgtttcatttaaatcaaacaCGGTGCACAGGAAAAGTCAtactaactttatttattaataaacatcatcattattatgtTGGTTaccagaaaaatgtgttttcaatgaCAAGTTTGACCATAAGACCTCAATCTGAACTCAAAACTTTGTGGTATTAGCTATCTCAATCTTTGGTCTGGgtcaaaataaaagaagctaTTAAATGCT
This region of Melanotaenia boesemani isolate fMelBoe1 chromosome 13, fMelBoe1.pri, whole genome shotgun sequence genomic DNA includes:
- the kcnk15 gene encoding potassium channel subfamily K member 15; translated protein: MPTPRMKKQNVRTLSLILCMFSYLLVGAAVFDALESESESSRRRILEQKRNEMKKKYRFSEDDYHEIERVVLQAEPHRAGRQWKFAGSFYFAITVITTIGYGHAAPGTDAGKVFCMFYAVLGIPLTLVMFQSLGERMNTFVRYLLHKMKQCMGFRRTEVSMENMVLVGFLSCIGTLCVGAAAFSHFEGWSFFHAYYYCFITLTTIGFGDFVALQKKEDLQEKTPYVAFSFMYILVGLTVIGAFLNLVVLRFLTMNTEDEKRDAQERASLRRDKGRLEGGLGLRVVGDHSRDSYRERNRGTMLHSHSHSTLFLPMEEGTSRTNLISSPAEDQERRGSPCRHRLHLQIKAGRRKRESSLSSLCSSCVCYRLEICDSPLMARSEHHCCHVNSVYCNSVSYRIQGCSRNNTGLSSPGSTLSPGHSFQELPHLRRKSV